One genomic region from Sphingobacterium sp. UGAL515B_05 encodes:
- a CDS encoding zinc-binding alcohol dehydrogenase family protein: MKAIKIVKEGRVEIMDIPQPTVKDGHVLVKVDYVGFCGSDLNTFRGLNPLVNLPVIPGHEIGATVVELGTNVTTDLKVGTKVTVNPYSNCGVCTACKNNRPNACRYNETMGVQRDGAMTEYLVLPVEKIIAGGQLSSKELALVEPMSVGFHAVDRASVTDSDIVLVFGCGMIGVGAIIRSALRGATVIAVDVSTEKLELAKKLGAKYTINSATEDLHARLDVLTQSMGADVVIEAVGRKETYLAAIAAAAYTGRVLYIGYAKEAIPFDTQFFVKKELDISGSRNATAKDFAAVMNYLKMKTCPIEELITAIYRVEDAQLALESWLNDPGRVFRLLIAF, translated from the coding sequence ATGAAAGCAATAAAAATAGTGAAAGAGGGACGTGTGGAAATCATGGATATTCCGCAACCGACTGTTAAGGATGGACATGTCCTCGTAAAGGTAGACTATGTTGGATTCTGCGGTTCAGATCTGAATACCTTTCGGGGGTTGAATCCATTGGTCAATTTGCCGGTCATACCAGGGCATGAAATTGGGGCAACGGTCGTGGAATTGGGGACTAATGTGACAACTGATCTTAAGGTTGGTACAAAAGTTACCGTAAATCCGTATTCCAACTGTGGTGTTTGTACCGCATGTAAGAATAATAGGCCCAACGCTTGCCGTTACAACGAGACTATGGGTGTACAGCGCGATGGCGCCATGACTGAATATCTTGTCTTACCTGTTGAAAAGATCATCGCTGGGGGACAGCTTTCATCCAAAGAATTGGCTCTTGTGGAACCTATGAGTGTGGGCTTCCACGCCGTTGACCGAGCATCGGTAACAGACAGCGATATTGTATTGGTATTCGGATGCGGTATGATCGGAGTGGGGGCGATCATTCGGTCAGCATTACGGGGAGCTACAGTCATTGCTGTCGATGTGAGTACTGAAAAGCTCGAACTAGCGAAAAAACTAGGCGCAAAGTATACGATTAATAGCGCTACGGAAGATCTGCATGCGAGGTTGGATGTGTTGACTCAGTCCATGGGAGCTGATGTTGTTATCGAAGCCGTTGGCCGAAAGGAAACATACCTGGCGGCCATTGCTGCCGCTGCATATACAGGCAGAGTGCTGTATATCGGGTATGCAAAGGAAGCGATTCCTTTTGATACACAGTTTTTTGTCAAAAAGGAACTGGATATCAGCGGGTCGCGCAATGCCACGGCAAAGGATTTTGCTGCGGTAATGAATTACTTGAAAATGAAAACCTGCCCGATCGAAGAACTGATAACGGCTATTTATCGGGTGGAGGATGCACAATTGGCCTTGGAATCATGGTTGAATGATCCCGGACGTGTTTTTAGGCTACTGATCGCGTTTTGA